One genomic segment of Pleurocapsa minor HA4230-MV1 includes these proteins:
- a CDS encoding AarF/ABC1/UbiB kinase family protein, protein MSPAFPNQKSPDYGSSKSDQPLSIEVTSSQPSEPKVILPISGKSYRWNRPKYSRNRRRFDIWVFAFAFLFSNWRNGRKWTYSGGFTPEKQAKRRRSQAIWIRETFLDLGPTFIKLGQLFSTRADLFPVEYVEELSKLQDRVPAFSYEQVKETIESDFAKPIDKLFSSFDPIPLAAASLGQVHRAKLFNGEDIVVKVQRPGLKQLFTIDLAILRQIARYFQNHPKWGENRDWIGIYDECCRILWEETDYLLEGRNADTFRRNFRGEDWVCVPRVYWKYASPRVLALEYLPGIKISHYEAIEAAGLDRKLLAKLGAKAYLQQILGGGFFHADPHPGNIAVNADGALIFYDFGMMGKIESNIREGLMDTLVGVAQKNSDKVVNSLINLGALVPTGDMSSVRRSIQFMLDNFMDKPFEEQSVDAISEDLYEIAYGQPFRFPATFTFVMRAFSTLEGVGKGLDPEFNFMEVAQPYAMKLMTNSNGSNGGTIFDELGRQAAQVGTAALGLPGRIDDTIDKLERGDLRVRVRSLESERVMRRLSAVQLGTNYTVLLSALLICATLLLVSEFEILAAIAAIIALVPGWALLRILRRLDRIDRMF, encoded by the coding sequence GTGTCTCCTGCTTTTCCCAATCAAAAATCACCAGATTACGGTTCAAGTAAGTCAGATCAACCCTTGTCGATAGAGGTTACGTCGTCCCAGCCTAGCGAACCCAAAGTTATCTTGCCGATTTCTGGCAAGTCCTATCGCTGGAATCGCCCCAAGTATTCGCGCAATCGTCGTCGCTTCGATATTTGGGTATTTGCATTTGCCTTTTTATTTAGTAATTGGCGCAATGGTCGCAAATGGACTTATTCTGGCGGATTTACCCCAGAAAAACAGGCAAAAAGACGCAGATCTCAAGCGATTTGGATTCGAGAGACTTTCCTCGATTTAGGCCCGACTTTTATCAAGCTAGGTCAGTTATTTTCTACTCGCGCCGATCTTTTTCCCGTGGAATACGTAGAAGAATTATCCAAGCTTCAAGATCGAGTTCCTGCCTTTTCTTATGAACAGGTTAAAGAAACTATTGAATCTGACTTTGCCAAACCAATCGATAAACTGTTTTCTAGCTTCGATCCAATTCCTTTGGCAGCAGCTAGTTTGGGGCAGGTACACCGAGCCAAGCTTTTTAATGGTGAGGATATAGTTGTTAAAGTACAGCGACCAGGATTAAAACAGCTATTTACCATCGATCTAGCTATATTACGCCAAATTGCCCGCTATTTTCAAAATCATCCCAAATGGGGTGAAAACCGCGACTGGATCGGCATCTACGACGAGTGCTGTCGCATTTTGTGGGAAGAAACCGACTATCTTCTAGAAGGGCGTAATGCCGACACCTTTAGACGCAATTTTCGCGGAGAAGATTGGGTTTGTGTACCTAGAGTCTACTGGAAGTATGCTTCCCCTAGAGTATTGGCTTTAGAGTATCTGCCTGGCATCAAAATCAGTCACTACGAGGCAATTGAAGCTGCTGGACTAGATCGTAAACTTTTGGCAAAGTTAGGCGCAAAAGCCTATTTACAGCAAATTCTTGGTGGAGGCTTCTTTCATGCCGATCCTCATCCAGGAAATATTGCCGTCAATGCCGATGGCGCACTAATTTTCTACGACTTCGGCATGATGGGTAAAATAGAAAGCAACATTAGAGAAGGTCTAATGGATACCCTTGTGGGGGTGGCGCAGAAAAATTCTGACAAAGTAGTTAACTCATTAATTAACTTAGGGGCATTAGTGCCTACAGGCGACATGAGTTCGGTACGGCGTTCAATTCAGTTTATGCTGGATAACTTTATGGACAAGCCGTTTGAAGAACAGTCGGTGGATGCCATTAGTGAAGATCTCTATGAGATTGCTTACGGACAACCATTTCGTTTTCCTGCCACCTTTACCTTTGTCATGCGCGCCTTTTCTACCTTAGAAGGTGTTGGCAAAGGTTTAGACCCCGAATTTAACTTTATGGAAGTAGCTCAACCCTATGCAATGAAGCTTATGACTAATAGCAATGGCTCGAATGGCGGTACAATCTTTGATGAATTAGGTAGACAGGCTGCTCAGGTGGGGACAGCTGCCTTGGGATTACCTGGACGAATCGACGATACAATAGATAAGTTAGAAAGAGGAGATTTGCGGGTTCGGGTTCGTTCCCTAGAATCAGAGCGAGTAATGCGTCGTTTAAGTGCGGTTCAGTTGGGAACTAACTATACTGTTTTGTTAAGTGCATTACTAATTTGTGCTACTCTCCTTTTGGTTAGTGAGTTCGAAATCTTGGCAGCGATCGCTGCTATTATTGCTTTAGTGCCAGGATGGGCATTATTGCGAATACTGAGACGTCTCGATCGTATTGACCGTATGTTTTAA
- a CDS encoding Stp1/IreP family PP2C-type Ser/Thr phosphatase encodes MKRQFIGLTDTGVVRTANQDNYFVDDELGRFFIVADGMGGHAGGEQASRIATEIIYAYLQENWDSPVESDVLLKEAVSKANQGIVDDQQHHPERGDMGTTVVVLIFRDEQPLCAHVGDSRLYRLRGSHLEQITDDHTWVGMALKKGEIDAEQAKFHPWRHVLSQCLGREDLQHIEIQKFEVKSGDRLLICSDGLTEEVTDGQIETALTNLQSCQATAQELIDAAKAAGGSDNITIVIVKQE; translated from the coding sequence ATGAAGCGTCAATTTATAGGTCTTACAGATACAGGTGTTGTAAGAACAGCCAACCAAGATAATTATTTTGTTGATGATGAGCTGGGGCGTTTTTTTATTGTCGCTGACGGTATGGGCGGTCATGCTGGAGGAGAACAAGCCAGTAGAATTGCCACAGAAATAATTTATGCTTACCTGCAAGAGAATTGGGATTCCCCTGTAGAATCAGACGTGCTGTTAAAAGAAGCCGTAAGTAAAGCAAATCAGGGCATTGTTGATGACCAGCAACATCATCCCGAACGGGGAGATATGGGTACTACAGTAGTAGTTCTGATCTTCCGCGACGAGCAGCCGTTGTGCGCTCATGTGGGTGATTCTCGTCTATACCGTCTTCGAGGTTCACATCTAGAGCAAATTACCGACGATCACACTTGGGTTGGTATGGCACTCAAGAAGGGAGAGATTGACGCAGAACAAGCAAAATTTCATCCCTGGAGACATGTTTTATCTCAATGTTTGGGGCGGGAAGATCTACAGCACATTGAAATTCAAAAATTTGAAGTTAAATCAGGCGATCGCCTGTTAATTTGTAGTGATGGTTTAACCGAAGAAGTGACCGATGGACAAATTGAAACTGCTTTAACCAATCTACAGTCTTGTCAAGCAACTGCTCAAGAGCTAATTGATGCAGCCAAGGCAGCAGGAGGTTCTGACAACATCACTATCGTCATAGTCAAACAAGAATAA
- a CDS encoding amidohydrolase → MLAEIKDLAQKFTPRLIEIRRHLHAHPELSGMEHQTSAYIAGVLSSCGLNVKEAVGKTGVVGELVGKGSDRRTLAIRTDMDALPIQEHLELDFVSANPGIMHACGHDVHATLGMGTAMVLSQLSDNLPGNVRFLFQPAEEIALGAKWMVQDGAMKDVDAIYGVHVFPSIPARRVGIRYGALTSAADELEIVILGESGHGARPHQAIDAIWIAAQVITNLQQAISRTQNPLHPIVLSVGQIQGGRAPNIIADRVTMTGTVRSLHPESHANLPQWIENIVQGVCQTYGAKCQVDYRRGVPSVLNDKTLTQIIESATREAWGDESVQILPEPSLGAEDFSVYLDNVPGCMFRLGVGHDNKTNYPLHHPKFEVDEDAILTGVVTMAYAAYKYWQVA, encoded by the coding sequence ATGCTTGCTGAAATAAAAGATCTTGCCCAGAAATTTACCCCCAGATTAATTGAAATTCGTCGTCATCTTCATGCTCATCCTGAGCTAAGTGGTATGGAGCATCAGACTTCTGCCTACATTGCAGGGGTTTTATCCTCCTGTGGTTTGAATGTCAAAGAAGCTGTGGGGAAGACAGGAGTAGTGGGGGAGCTAGTGGGCAAAGGGAGCGATCGCCGAACCTTAGCAATTCGCACCGATATGGATGCCTTACCCATTCAAGAACATCTTGAACTAGATTTTGTTTCGGCGAATCCAGGAATCATGCACGCTTGCGGTCATGATGTTCACGCCACTTTAGGGATGGGAACAGCAATGGTGCTATCTCAGCTCTCGGATAACTTGCCAGGTAATGTGCGCTTTTTGTTTCAGCCAGCAGAAGAAATCGCTTTAGGGGCAAAATGGATGGTGCAGGACGGCGCGATGAAGGATGTTGATGCTATTTATGGGGTGCATGTCTTCCCTTCAATTCCTGCTCGTCGCGTTGGCATTCGCTATGGTGCTTTAACCTCGGCAGCAGATGAACTAGAAATTGTCATTCTAGGAGAGTCAGGACACGGAGCGCGTCCCCACCAGGCGATCGATGCTATCTGGATCGCTGCTCAGGTAATCACGAACTTACAGCAGGCAATTAGCCGTACTCAAAACCCCTTACATCCGATTGTCTTGTCAGTGGGACAGATACAAGGTGGCAGAGCGCCGAACATAATTGCCGATCGCGTGACGATGACGGGAACAGTGCGATCGCTTCATCCTGAAAGCCATGCTAATCTACCTCAATGGATTGAAAATATAGTTCAAGGAGTATGTCAAACCTACGGCGCTAAGTGTCAGGTTGATTATCGTCGGGGAGTGCCTTCCGTACTTAATGATAAAACTCTAACCCAAATTATTGAATCAGCAACTCGCGAAGCTTGGGGAGATGAAAGCGTCCAAATTCTGCCCGAACCTTCTTTAGGTGCGGAAGATTTCTCAGTTTATCTCGATAATGTCCCTGGCTGTATGTTTCGTCTGGGAGTAGGACATGACAATAAAACCAATTATCCTCTCCATCATCCTAAATTTGAAGTAGATGAAGATGCAATTCTCACGGGAGTAGTAACGATGGCTTATGCTGCTTATAAATATTGGCAAGTGGCATAA
- a CDS encoding polyprenyl synthetase family protein, translated as MVQADKKLTEPETPTIFDLNNYLKQQQIIVEQALDQSIAIARPEKIYEAMRYSLLAGGKRLRPILCLATCDLMGGTEAMAMPTACALEMIHTMSLIHDDLPAMDNDDFRRGKPTNHKVYGDDIAILAGDGLLAYAFEYVATQTKNVAPENIIRVVAALGRTVGAAGLVGGQVLDLESEGKADITAETLSFIHTHKTGALLEASVVCGAILANAQPEDITRLSRYAQNIGLAFQIIDDILDITATDEQLGKTAGKDLQAQKATYPSLWGLEKSRLKAQELVDDAITQLSTYGIKAEPLRAVASYIVTRDR; from the coding sequence ATGGTACAAGCCGACAAGAAACTAACTGAGCCAGAAACGCCTACCATATTTGACTTGAACAACTATTTAAAACAGCAGCAGATTATAGTTGAACAAGCCTTAGACCAGTCAATTGCGATCGCTAGACCCGAAAAAATCTACGAAGCGATGCGCTATTCTTTGCTGGCTGGAGGCAAAAGGCTACGTCCTATTTTGTGCTTGGCAACCTGTGACTTGATGGGGGGGACAGAAGCAATGGCGATGCCTACCGCCTGTGCTTTAGAAATGATTCATACCATGTCCTTGATTCATGATGATTTACCCGCGATGGATAATGACGATTTCCGTCGAGGCAAACCTACTAATCACAAGGTGTATGGCGATGATATTGCCATTTTGGCGGGGGATGGTTTATTGGCTTATGCGTTTGAATATGTGGCGACTCAAACCAAAAACGTCGCTCCAGAAAATATTATTCGGGTAGTGGCTGCCTTAGGGCGTACGGTTGGCGCAGCGGGTTTAGTTGGGGGACAGGTATTAGATTTAGAATCAGAAGGAAAAGCGGATATTACGGCAGAAACCCTCAGCTTTATCCATACTCATAAAACTGGGGCATTATTAGAAGCTTCTGTAGTCTGTGGGGCAATTCTAGCCAACGCCCAGCCTGAAGATATCACACGGTTATCTCGGTATGCGCAAAACATTGGTCTAGCTTTTCAGATAATTGATGATATTTTAGATATTACCGCCACTGACGAACAGTTAGGCAAAACGGCGGGGAAAGACTTGCAGGCACAAAAAGCTACTTATCCTAGTTTATGGGGATTAGAAAAATCTCGGCTCAAGGCGCAAGAGTTGGTTGATGATGCTATTACCCAGCTATCTACCTATGGGATTAAAGCCGAGCCGTTAAGAGCCGTCGCTAGCTATATTGTAACTCGCGATCGCTAA
- a CDS encoding divergent PAP2 family protein — MQEVADILHNQILIVALIACITAQGLKLAIDLIRSRQLNVTYLLAPGGMPSAHSALVGALATSVGLTMGWSGAEFAIACLFAIIVMYDAAGVRQAAGKQAKILNQLIDELFQEKHNLNEERLKELLGHTPFQVLVGLSLGISIAMVFSKYVWQVT; from the coding sequence ATGCAGGAAGTTGCTGATATCTTACACAACCAGATATTGATAGTTGCACTCATAGCCTGCATCACGGCTCAGGGATTAAAGTTAGCAATTGACTTAATAAGAAGCCGTCAGCTCAACGTGACTTATTTGCTGGCTCCAGGCGGAATGCCCAGCGCTCACTCTGCCTTAGTTGGTGCTTTGGCTACTAGTGTTGGTCTAACTATGGGATGGTCTGGTGCAGAATTTGCGATCGCCTGTCTATTTGCCATCATTGTCATGTACGATGCAGCAGGAGTCCGTCAGGCAGCAGGTAAGCAAGCAAAAATACTCAATCAGCTCATTGATGAGTTATTTCAAGAAAAACACAATCTTAATGAAGAAAGATTAAAAGAGTTACTCGGACATACTCCCTTTCAAGTATTAGTTGGTTTGAGCTTAGGTATTAGTATTGCGATGGTCTTTTCTAAATACGTCTGGCAAGTTACTTAA
- a CDS encoding pyridoxal phosphate-dependent aminotransferase has translation MTTTNNFNSRTNRVQLPLIPVVGELIRAHPGTISLGQGIVNYPPPPQAIAALQDFLAQPSNHLYQAVTGIEPLVKAIAKKLATDNQIEMTAQNKIVVTAGSNMGFLNAILAITQAGDEIILNTPYYFNHEMAITLANCHPVLVNTDRNYQLDLQAIAQGITAKTKAIVTISPNNPTGVVYSQASLQAVNDLCRDRGIYHISDEAYEYFTYDGVEHTSPGSFADSAAHTISLFSLSKAYGFASWRIGYMVIPEHLMMPIKKVQDTNLICPPVISQYAALGALTAGKSYCQDHLAEIAQVRTVVAEQLQSIKDICAIAPAHGAFYFLLKIDTKLNDFELVKRLIEQDRVAAIPGSTFGLKDGAYLRVAYGSLDLATAKVGIERLTKGLARVVSS, from the coding sequence ATGACAACTACCAATAATTTTAATTCGCGCACGAATCGGGTACAGCTACCACTCATTCCTGTAGTCGGTGAATTAATTCGCGCTCATCCAGGGACTATTTCTTTAGGACAGGGGATAGTTAACTATCCGCCGCCACCCCAAGCGATCGCCGCGCTGCAAGATTTTCTTGCTCAACCCAGCAATCATCTATATCAAGCTGTTACAGGGATAGAACCTTTAGTTAAAGCGATCGCCAAAAAACTCGCTACAGACAATCAAATTGAAATGACCGCTCAAAACAAGATTGTGGTTACGGCGGGCAGCAATATGGGTTTTCTCAACGCCATTCTGGCGATTACGCAAGCGGGAGACGAGATCATCCTCAATACCCCCTATTACTTCAATCATGAAATGGCAATTACCCTGGCTAACTGTCATCCAGTGTTGGTTAATACCGATCGCAACTACCAATTAGATCTCCAGGCGATCGCTCAAGGAATTACCGCTAAAACTAAAGCGATCGTGACTATTTCCCCTAACAACCCGACAGGGGTAGTCTATTCTCAAGCTAGCTTACAAGCAGTTAACGATCTGTGTCGCGATCGCGGTATTTATCATATTAGCGATGAAGCCTATGAATACTTCACCTATGATGGCGTTGAGCATACCTCCCCTGGAAGTTTTGCTGATAGTGCAGCCCATACAATTTCCCTGTTTAGTCTTTCCAAAGCCTATGGTTTTGCTAGCTGGCGCATTGGCTACATGGTAATTCCCGAACACTTAATGATGCCGATCAAAAAAGTACAGGACACCAACCTAATTTGTCCTCCTGTCATATCTCAATATGCAGCATTAGGCGCATTGACGGCAGGCAAAAGTTATTGCCAGGATCATTTAGCAGAAATTGCTCAGGTACGTACAGTTGTCGCCGAACAATTACAGTCAATCAAAGATATTTGTGCGATCGCTCCTGCTCATGGCGCATTTTATTTCCTGCTGAAAATAGACACGAAACTAAATGATTTTGAATTGGTCAAACGGCTAATCGAGCAAGATCGGGTAGCAGCAATTCCTGGTAGTACTTTTGGTCTGAAAGATGGCGCTTATCTGCGGGTGGCTTATGGTAGTTTGGATTTAGCTACGGCTAAAGTAGGAATTGAGCGATTAACTAAGGGTTTGGCTAGGGTGGTTTCCAGCTAA
- a CDS encoding EamA family transporter, translating into MQLSSNSTSSLPKALLLIAPFFLWGTAMVAMKGVIPHTTPFFMAGVRLVPAGILVLLVSLLLKLPQPKTWQAWLWILAFALVDGAMFQGFLAQGIVKTGAGLGSVMIDSQPLAVALLSSFLFAEVIGFWGWLGLGIGVLGISLIGLPDRWIYSLFAGDLAAVDLNWWGLFDNGEWLMLLASLSMALGTVMIPYISRHTDPVVATGWHMIIGGAPLFGLSWLQESQQWQNITIEGWLALGYATVFGSAIAYGIFFYLASKGNLTSLSALTFLTPIFALLFGTILLSEVLSNLQSVGVFLTIISIYLINQRDAIAAKFTVKTNELELEEPSQAINPQPKISLKLTSSEKIAE; encoded by the coding sequence ATGCAACTCAGTTCTAATTCGACCTCATCTTTACCTAAAGCCTTGCTGCTAATTGCTCCTTTTTTCCTTTGGGGTACAGCGATGGTGGCGATGAAAGGAGTAATTCCCCACACCACACCCTTTTTTATGGCAGGAGTAAGACTAGTACCTGCGGGAATTTTGGTTTTGCTAGTTTCACTCTTGCTAAAGTTGCCTCAGCCTAAAACTTGGCAAGCTTGGTTATGGATTTTAGCTTTTGCCTTAGTTGATGGGGCAATGTTTCAGGGTTTTCTTGCTCAGGGAATTGTCAAAACAGGAGCAGGTTTAGGATCGGTAATGATCGATTCTCAGCCTTTAGCCGTGGCACTCCTGTCAAGCTTCTTATTTGCTGAGGTGATTGGCTTCTGGGGTTGGTTGGGATTAGGAATTGGCGTTTTGGGCATCAGTTTAATTGGCTTACCCGATCGCTGGATCTATAGTCTATTTGCGGGAGACTTAGCAGCAGTAGATCTCAACTGGTGGGGATTATTTGATAATGGCGAATGGCTTATGCTACTGGCTTCCTTGTCGATGGCGCTAGGCACGGTAATGATTCCCTATATCAGTCGTCACACCGATCCTGTGGTAGCTACGGGTTGGCACATGATCATTGGGGGAGCGCCGTTATTTGGTCTATCCTGGCTACAGGAATCACAACAGTGGCAAAATATAACAATAGAAGGCTGGTTAGCATTAGGATATGCTACGGTTTTCGGCAGTGCGATCGCCTATGGGATTTTCTTTTATCTAGCGTCTAAAGGTAACTTAACTAGCCTCAGCGCCTTAACTTTCCTCACGCCGATTTTTGCCCTACTATTCGGTACGATTTTGCTATCGGAAGTCTTGAGCAACCTGCAATCAGTAGGAGTTTTCCTAACTATCATTAGTATCTATCTAATAAATCAACGAGATGCGATCGCTGCTAAATTTACTGTTAAAACTAATGAATTAGAACTCGAAGAACCTTCTCAAGCTATTAATCCTCAACCAAAAATCTCCCTTAAGCTTACTTCTTCAGAAAAAATAGCTGAATAA
- a CDS encoding phycobilisome protein, producing MLSDKVKELIAKSRIVSFDWQDYPESVVNIFQQADDESKYLTDEDIAQIEAIAPNLASNLAQGKVLRDRVVEIVSNARAVVLDANPGITEPGGGLYPPVRAEACWRDFWHFLRCISYGVSGQQIDYTSDRGLNYMEQLYQELQVPLNAMILGLEQLKVFSLKHFEPATQDELKPYFDRLIQSMSQFSAAD from the coding sequence ATGCTAAGTGACAAAGTAAAAGAATTAATCGCCAAGTCGCGTATTGTTAGTTTTGACTGGCAGGATTATCCTGAGTCGGTAGTGAATATTTTTCAACAGGCAGATGATGAGAGTAAATATTTAACTGATGAAGATATAGCTCAGATAGAGGCGATCGCTCCTAATTTAGCCTCTAATTTAGCTCAGGGAAAAGTATTGCGCGATCGCGTTGTCGAGATAGTTTCTAATGCTAGAGCAGTAGTGTTAGATGCTAATCCAGGGATTACTGAACCTGGAGGTGGTCTATATCCACCCGTGCGAGCAGAAGCCTGCTGGCGTGACTTTTGGCACTTTCTTCGCTGTATTAGTTACGGAGTTAGTGGTCAACAAATCGACTACACTAGCGATCGCGGTTTGAACTATATGGAACAGCTTTATCAAGAGCTACAAGTTCCTTTAAATGCTATGATTTTAGGCTTGGAACAGTTAAAAGTTTTTAGTCTTAAGCATTTTGAACCAGCGACACAAGATGAGTTGAAACCTTATTTTGATCGCTTGATTCAATCCATGAGTCAATTTTCTGCTGCGGACTAA
- a CDS encoding SDR family oxidoreductase, with protein MKLLVVGATGTLGRQVARQALDEDHEVRCLVRNPNKAIFLKEWGAEIVKGDLCDPSTLAPALEGVDAVIDAATARVTDNLRARDVDWVGKVNLIQATKAAGVNRYIFFSVLNADKYPEVPLMDIKHCTELFLAESGLNYTVLQLAGFMQGLISQYAIPILEEQVVWVSGESTPIAYMNTQDIAKFAVRALSVPETEKKTFPVVGTKAWGAYEIMNLCENLSGKNTRISRVSLVVLGLLRRIARFCEWGQNTADRLMFAEVLASGKPQDAPMEEVYQTFGLDPQETTTLEEYMKEYFSRIMKKLKEIDYEKNKGKKKKGTIPYRNQF; from the coding sequence ATGAAATTATTGGTAGTTGGCGCAACTGGCACCTTGGGTAGACAGGTAGCTCGTCAGGCTTTGGATGAAGACCATGAGGTACGCTGTTTAGTACGGAATCCCAACAAGGCAATTTTTCTCAAAGAATGGGGTGCGGAGATAGTTAAAGGAGATCTTTGTGATCCATCGACTCTTGCTCCTGCTTTAGAAGGTGTTGATGCTGTGATTGATGCTGCTACCGCTAGAGTTACTGATAATCTTCGCGCCAGAGATGTAGATTGGGTAGGCAAAGTTAATTTAATCCAGGCGACTAAAGCTGCGGGAGTAAATAGATATATCTTTTTCTCGGTACTGAATGCAGATAAATATCCTGAAGTACCGTTGATGGATATTAAGCACTGTACCGAACTATTTTTGGCTGAATCTGGCTTAAATTATACTGTGCTGCAACTTGCTGGTTTTATGCAAGGTTTAATCAGCCAATATGCCATCCCGATTTTAGAAGAGCAGGTAGTCTGGGTATCTGGAGAAAGCACTCCTATTGCCTATATGAACACTCAAGATATCGCTAAGTTTGCCGTTCGAGCTTTATCAGTGCCTGAAACCGAAAAGAAAACTTTTCCTGTGGTGGGAACAAAAGCCTGGGGTGCTTATGAAATCATGAACCTTTGTGAAAATCTCTCAGGTAAAAATACGCGAATTTCCCGCGTGTCTTTAGTCGTATTAGGTCTTCTGCGTCGCATTGCGCGCTTCTGTGAATGGGGACAAAATACCGCCGATCGACTCATGTTTGCCGAAGTTTTGGCTAGTGGGAAACCTCAAGATGCGCCGATGGAAGAGGTTTATCAAACTTTTGGGTTAGATCCTCAAGAGACTACTACTTTAGAAGAATATATGAAGGAGTACTTTAGTCGTATTATGAAAAAATTAAAAGAAATTGATTACGAGAAAAATAAAGGTAAGAAGAAAAAAGGCACAATTCCCTATCGTAACCAGTTTTAA
- a CDS encoding tetratricopeptide repeat protein: MELNLDKDRDWYNRGVALDDLKRYKEALQSYDQAVKLNPDDDQAWYNRGVVLDDLKRYKEALQSYNQAVKLNPNDNQAWYNRGVVLDNLKRYEEALQSYDQAVKLNPDDDRAWYNLGIVLVNLNYCGEALQSYDRAVKLNPNDDQAWYNRGNVLAINLKRYEEALQSYDQALKLKPDKGEAWNNRGIVLVTLKRYEEAFQSYDRAVSLNPDDDQAWHNRGNVLAINLKRYEEAFQSYDRAVSLNPDDDRAWHNRGIVLAINLKRYEEALQSYDQAVSLNPYDDQTWSNRGIALVNLKRYEDALYSFDRAVSLNPDKDEAWYNQACIYSQQNNIDLAVEHLAQAIKLNPKNQEIAKIDSDFDNIREEPKFKALIG, encoded by the coding sequence ATGGAATTAAATCTTGACAAAGATCGAGACTGGTATAACCGAGGCGTTGCGCTAGACGATTTAAAGCGTTACAAAGAAGCACTCCAATCCTATGACCAGGCTGTTAAATTAAATCCTGATGATGACCAAGCCTGGTATAACCGAGGCGTTGTACTGGACGATTTAAAGCGCTACAAAGAAGCACTCCAGTCCTATAACCAAGCTGTTAAATTAAATCCTAATGATAACCAAGCCTGGTATAACCGAGGCGTTGTGCTAGACAATTTAAAGCGTTACGAAGAAGCACTTCAGTCCTATGACCAGGCTGTTAAATTAAATCCTGATGATGACCGAGCCTGGTATAACCTAGGCATTGTGCTGGTTAATTTAAACTATTGCGGCGAAGCACTCCAGTCCTATGACCGAGCTGTTAAATTAAATCCTAATGATGACCAAGCCTGGTATAACCGAGGTAATGTGCTGGCTATTAACTTAAAGCGGTACGAAGAAGCATTGCAGTCTTATGACCAAGCTCTAAAATTAAAACCTGATAAAGGCGAAGCTTGGAATAACCGAGGTATTGTGCTAGTTACGTTAAAGCGGTACGAAGAAGCATTCCAGTCCTATGACCGAGCTGTGTCCTTAAATCCTGATGACGACCAAGCCTGGCATAACCGAGGCAATGTGCTGGCTATTAACTTAAAGCGGTACGAAGAAGCATTCCAGTCCTATGACCGAGCTGTGTCCTTAAATCCTGATGATGACCGAGCCTGGCATAACCGAGGCATTGTACTGGCTATTAACTTAAAGCGCTATGAAGAAGCACTCCAGTCCTATGACCAAGCTGTGTCATTAAATCCTTATGACGACCAAACCTGGAGTAACCGAGGCATTGCGTTGGTTAACTTAAAGCGCTATGAGGACGCGCTCTACTCTTTTGACCGAGCTGTGTCCTTAAATCCTGATAAAGATGAAGCTTGGTATAACCAAGCTTGTATTTACAGCCAACAGAACAATATTGACTTGGCAGTTGAGCATTTAGCACAGGCAATTAAGCTTAATCCTAAAAATCAAGAGATAGCAAAAATTGACTCGGATTTTGACAACATTCGAGAAGAACCTAAATTTAAAGCTTTGATTGGGTAG
- a CDS encoding HEAT repeat domain-containing protein: MDIEQIKTALNDADPQQRMKGIRELRNYEPDLATPLLLNHVNDREFLVRSFVAMGLGRKQSDAAFEALLIMIKQDRDPNVRSEAANSLSYYGEVALPYLREMYESDDHWLVRRSIIAAIVDLKSPQELLEICEIGLSGEDEPVMESCLSALGLLAESEQESAALKLLLAFADDRSWRVRLQVARSLGRYDHPEAIATLNKFKTDSDHRVVGAALESMI; the protein is encoded by the coding sequence ATGGACATAGAACAAATCAAAACTGCTCTCAATGATGCCGATCCCCAACAAAGAATGAAGGGAATTCGAGAACTGAGAAATTATGAACCAGATCTGGCTACACCACTACTGTTAAATCATGTCAACGATCGAGAATTCTTAGTTCGTTCATTTGTGGCGATGGGTTTGGGGAGAAAACAGAGTGATGCTGCTTTTGAGGCATTGTTAATCATGATTAAACAAGATCGAGATCCAAACGTTAGATCGGAGGCTGCCAATTCCCTGTCTTACTATGGTGAAGTCGCACTCCCTTATCTTAGGGAAATGTATGAGTCTGACGATCATTGGCTAGTGCGCCGTAGTATCATTGCAGCGATCGTCGATCTTAAAAGTCCTCAAGAATTATTAGAAATCTGTGAAATTGGCTTATCAGGGGAAGATGAACCCGTGATGGAATCCTGTCTTAGCGCCTTGGGTTTGTTAGCCGAATCAGAACAAGAGTCAGCAGCCTTAAAGCTCCTGTTAGCTTTTGCTGACGATCGATCTTGGCGTGTTCGTCTTCAGGTAGCCAGATCCTTGGGTAGATATGACCATCCAGAGGCGATCGCTACTTTGAACAAATTTAAGACAGATTCCGATCATCGAGTCGTAGGTGCAGCCTTGGAAAGTATGATTTAA